Proteins from one Planctomyces sp. SH-PL62 genomic window:
- a CDS encoding Ig-like domain-containing protein has protein sequence MATARRGRKRRVGRPGVERLEGRALLNASIDIAADGSLVYRTDPAALESLLVSRAGGVYTFAVDPSNNPIDVTGNAASLVVTGSGSRTVTVADPSKLQIEAAFGGQTIRVRSTGVATRIVLQGDSERVILGDDLAAGSGGIQALAGPITVSADAGSELNSLLVADGPAAYDVGVRPSYVVSTSTITANDPAVQARFAGISYSGVSTLTVRGTTVAAAASPLYLVRGTAAGVATTIDATAGPAHRDFSILGTSSDPTSRLTLRSSGTANVWVASIDAPVTYVGGGGRASIWLESVRGGNFGIDSDFVVQNGGGGVDVSVGNYWNLGTRRGTPNWFLGFDSGTSAFAALRDADNPAVGGLFFRPDEVHALNIDARGNRGASLMVDFRNGDPLPHGPASGVAGEPRTGLTYLGTGAVHPGSPYALSLVGAPPSGAFSFAMHQVFPLYRGQIALTDAGEARNIAYQLDPGAPLLDDASTVTDYRWFYDVMAGSVDGVRTLPDGTIVSAVLDSDLRVIDGGLSIANGEALALVEQNADARLARFLVSNKASLRIQRGWSMGTVTTTVDYQPKPVVDEEGNVVLDDEGNPVFPPVAGLTSLYVEDASPAETPSGDVVRLQNLPQGVAVYVNQGHGDDATILSLPGAAGATLVALDGADDTGIVDGVDGTDKLFIDAGGRLLDPSSFQDLGGGVLRIPPLTPGDAPITIRAYEDIQVYNSSTPSFTAQPVSIPATARVPLVDVTAGLLTPTLANFSAVGITAVIAWGDGAATVGRIEPVPGATGTFRVVGTHAYARTGVFSPRLFLSGAGTATTTVGGVPITFQVAGTSGSTAPAPALAGRLAASSDSGLSDSDLVTNDVRPSFQGTSGVPGAWIDVYATPSGGQGMMIHIGSTVADASGRWSVASTATLADGAYTVQALSASTSSWANGLATLAEPLTIDTVGPRVWGVSIIPLRGEVVAVVRDHGGQADAGVGLDLARLRDPASYTFATERGAPLPLASVAVAPGSTNRSQTVTLQPAGGRLRNGAYVLTLRSSAGQAVGIRDLAGNPLDGAFTGAFPSGGSNTGRDFRARLDLFNNRLRSLRPVS, from the coding sequence ATGGCGACGGCTCGGAGAGGTCGGAAGCGGCGCGTGGGGCGGCCGGGGGTGGAGCGGCTGGAGGGGCGGGCGCTCCTGAACGCCTCGATCGACATCGCGGCCGATGGCTCGCTGGTCTATCGGACCGATCCGGCGGCGCTGGAATCCTTGCTGGTCTCGCGGGCGGGGGGGGTCTACACGTTCGCGGTCGACCCCTCGAACAACCCGATCGACGTGACGGGCAACGCGGCCTCGCTGGTCGTGACCGGCTCCGGGAGCCGGACGGTGACCGTCGCGGATCCGTCGAAACTGCAAATCGAGGCGGCGTTCGGCGGCCAGACGATCCGGGTTCGGAGCACGGGCGTGGCGACTCGGATCGTCCTCCAGGGCGACTCCGAGCGGGTGATCCTGGGCGACGACCTCGCGGCCGGATCGGGGGGGATCCAGGCCCTCGCCGGGCCGATCACCGTCTCCGCCGACGCCGGTTCCGAGCTGAACAGCCTGCTCGTGGCCGACGGCCCCGCCGCCTACGACGTCGGCGTCCGTCCGTCGTACGTCGTCTCGACCAGTACGATCACCGCGAACGACCCGGCCGTCCAGGCGCGGTTCGCCGGGATCTCGTACTCGGGCGTCTCCACCTTGACCGTCCGGGGGACGACCGTCGCCGCCGCGGCGAGCCCGCTCTACCTGGTGCGAGGGACGGCCGCCGGCGTCGCCACGACGATCGACGCCACGGCGGGCCCGGCCCATCGCGACTTCTCGATCCTCGGGACCTCGTCCGACCCGACGAGCCGGCTGACGCTCCGCTCCTCGGGCACCGCGAACGTCTGGGTCGCCTCGATCGACGCCCCCGTCACCTACGTCGGCGGCGGCGGCCGGGCCTCGATCTGGCTGGAGAGCGTCCGGGGCGGGAATTTCGGGATCGACTCCGACTTCGTGGTCCAGAACGGCGGCGGGGGGGTCGACGTCTCGGTCGGCAACTACTGGAACCTGGGGACCCGCCGGGGGACCCCGAACTGGTTCCTCGGCTTCGATTCGGGGACGTCCGCCTTCGCCGCGCTCCGGGACGCGGACAACCCCGCGGTCGGCGGCCTGTTCTTCCGACCCGACGAGGTCCACGCCCTGAACATCGACGCCAGGGGGAACCGAGGCGCGTCGCTGATGGTCGACTTCCGCAACGGCGACCCCCTGCCCCATGGCCCGGCGAGCGGCGTGGCCGGCGAGCCGAGGACCGGCCTGACCTATCTCGGGACCGGGGCGGTCCACCCCGGCTCCCCCTACGCGCTGAGCCTCGTCGGCGCCCCCCCTTCGGGCGCCTTCTCCTTCGCGATGCATCAGGTCTTCCCGCTGTATCGCGGCCAGATCGCGCTGACCGACGCCGGCGAGGCGCGGAACATCGCCTATCAGCTCGATCCCGGCGCCCCCCTGCTCGACGACGCGTCGACTGTGACCGATTACCGCTGGTTCTACGACGTCATGGCCGGGTCGGTCGACGGCGTCCGAACCTTGCCCGACGGCACGATCGTCTCGGCCGTGCTCGATTCCGACCTGCGGGTGATCGACGGCGGGCTCTCGATCGCCAACGGCGAGGCCCTGGCGCTGGTCGAGCAGAACGCCGACGCGCGGCTGGCCCGGTTCCTGGTCTCCAACAAGGCGTCCTTGCGGATCCAGCGGGGCTGGTCGATGGGCACGGTGACGACCACCGTGGACTATCAGCCCAAGCCCGTGGTGGACGAGGAAGGGAACGTCGTGCTGGACGACGAGGGGAACCCGGTGTTCCCCCCCGTCGCCGGCCTGACGAGCCTATACGTCGAGGACGCCTCGCCGGCGGAGACCCCCTCCGGCGACGTGGTCCGGCTCCAGAATCTGCCCCAGGGCGTGGCGGTCTACGTCAACCAGGGCCACGGCGACGACGCGACGATCCTCTCGCTGCCCGGCGCCGCCGGCGCGACGCTGGTGGCGCTCGACGGCGCGGACGACACGGGGATCGTCGACGGGGTGGACGGGACGGACAAGCTCTTCATCGACGCCGGCGGACGCCTGCTCGACCCGTCGAGCTTCCAGGACCTGGGAGGGGGCGTGCTTCGGATCCCCCCCCTGACGCCGGGCGACGCGCCGATCACGATCCGCGCCTATGAAGACATCCAGGTCTACAACTCGTCCACGCCCAGCTTCACGGCCCAGCCGGTCTCGATCCCGGCGACGGCCCGCGTGCCGCTGGTCGACGTGACGGCCGGGCTCCTGACCCCCACGCTCGCGAACTTCTCGGCCGTCGGCATCACGGCGGTGATCGCCTGGGGCGACGGGGCCGCGACGGTGGGCCGGATCGAGCCGGTGCCGGGCGCGACCGGGACGTTCCGCGTGGTGGGGACGCACGCCTACGCCCGGACGGGCGTCTTCTCGCCGCGGCTGTTCCTCTCCGGGGCCGGGACGGCGACGACGACGGTCGGCGGCGTGCCGATCACGTTCCAGGTCGCCGGCACGTCCGGGAGCACCGCGCCCGCCCCCGCGCTGGCGGGCCGGCTGGCGGCCTCGAGCGATTCGGGCCTCTCGGACTCCGACCTCGTCACCAACGACGTCCGCCCGTCGTTCCAGGGGACGAGCGGCGTGCCCGGCGCGTGGATCGACGTCTACGCCACGCCGAGCGGCGGCCAGGGGATGATGATCCACATCGGCTCGACCGTCGCCGACGCCTCGGGCCGCTGGTCCGTCGCCTCGACGGCGACCTTGGCCGACGGCGCCTACACGGTCCAGGCGCTCTCGGCCAGCACGTCCTCCTGGGCGAACGGCCTGGCCACCCTGGCCGAGCCGCTCACGATCGACACGGTCGGCCCCCGAGTCTGGGGGGTCTCGATCATCCCCCTCCGCGGCGAGGTCGTCGCCGTGGTCCGCGACCACGGCGGGCAGGCGGACGCCGGCGTGGGCCTGGACCTGGCGCGGCTCCGCGACCCGGCCTCCTACACCTTCGCCACGGAACGCGGCGCCCCGCTGCCGCTCGCCTCGGTGGCGGTCGCCCCCGGCTCGACCAACCGCTCGCAGACCGTCACGCTGCAACCGGCCGGCGGGAGGCTCCGCAACGGGGCCTACGTCCTCACGCTCCGCTCCTCGGCCGGGCAGGCCGTCGGGATCCGCGACCTCGCCGGCAACCCGCTCGACGGCGCGTTCACCGGCGCCTTCCCCTCGGGAGGCTCCAACACCGGCCGCGACTTCCGCGCCCGGCTCGACCTCTTCAACAACCGGCTCCGGTCCCTCCGGCCCGTGAGCTGA
- a CDS encoding pyridoxal phosphate-dependent aminotransferase, producing the protein MPLSLAERAGLIEPSATLAMGAEARKLKAQGLQILDFALGEPDFDTPTNIQDAAVRAMRDGKTHYTPPAGVPELREAVARVYTDQHGVKTDPAQVVISNGAKHAIHNALMAVCGPGDEVVIPAPYWVSYSDLVKLTGATPVVVSTPESAGFKMTPEQFLGAVTPRTKLLMINSPSNPTGVVYERSELAALAEAVLKTEVGVLSDEIYEQLTYGDARPTCFASLHPDLPSRTITISGVSKTYAMTGWRIGWSVAPTGVSKFIGDLQSQETSNPCSISQYAALEAIVGPQDSVREMKEQFTRRRAYVLERIEKLPGVTCLPPGGAFYAFMNVSSHFGRTLAGVKVVDSTSFCLAALAKANVALVMGSAFGAEGYARMSFATDLATLEKGFDALERFLAG; encoded by the coding sequence ATGCCTCTCTCTCTGGCGGAACGGGCGGGATTGATCGAGCCCTCCGCGACCCTGGCGATGGGCGCCGAGGCGCGGAAGCTGAAGGCCCAAGGGCTGCAAATCCTGGACTTCGCCCTGGGCGAGCCCGACTTCGACACGCCGACGAACATCCAGGACGCGGCCGTCCGCGCCATGCGCGACGGCAAGACCCACTACACGCCCCCGGCCGGCGTCCCGGAGCTGCGAGAGGCCGTCGCCAGGGTCTACACCGACCAGCACGGCGTGAAAACCGACCCGGCGCAGGTGGTGATCTCGAACGGGGCCAAGCACGCGATCCACAACGCCCTCATGGCGGTTTGCGGGCCTGGCGACGAGGTCGTCATCCCCGCCCCCTACTGGGTCAGCTATTCCGACCTGGTGAAGCTGACCGGGGCCACGCCGGTCGTCGTCTCGACGCCCGAGTCGGCCGGCTTCAAGATGACCCCGGAGCAGTTCCTGGGGGCCGTCACGCCCCGCACCAAGCTCCTCATGATCAACAGCCCGTCCAACCCGACGGGCGTGGTCTACGAGCGGTCGGAGCTGGCGGCGCTGGCCGAGGCCGTGCTCAAGACCGAGGTCGGCGTCCTGTCCGACGAGATCTACGAGCAGCTCACCTACGGCGACGCGCGGCCGACCTGCTTCGCGAGCCTGCACCCCGACCTCCCTTCGCGGACGATCACCATCTCCGGCGTCAGCAAGACCTACGCCATGACCGGCTGGCGGATCGGCTGGAGCGTCGCCCCGACCGGGGTCTCCAAGTTCATCGGCGACCTCCAGAGCCAGGAGACCAGCAACCCCTGCTCTATCAGTCAATACGCGGCGCTCGAGGCGATCGTGGGGCCGCAGGACTCGGTTCGGGAGATGAAGGAGCAGTTCACCAGGCGCCGCGCCTACGTTCTGGAGCGGATCGAGAAGCTCCCCGGCGTGACCTGCCTCCCCCCCGGCGGCGCGTTCTACGCCTTCATGAACGTGTCGTCGCACTTCGGCCGGACGCTGGCCGGCGTCAAGGTCGTCGACTCGACCTCGTTCTGCCTCGCGGCGCTGGCGAAGGCCAACGTCGCCCTGGTGATGGGCTCGGCGTTCGGGGCCGAGGGTTACGCGCGGATGTCGTTCGCGACCGATCTAGCGACCCTGGAGAAGGGCTTCGACGCGCTGGAACGCTTCCTCGCCGGTTGA